The DNA segment TGGGTTCCGGCTCGTCGTCCTGGCAGCGGCAACCCGGGACGGCGGGGATCTACGTGGTGACCGACGACGTCGACGCGCTGCACGACCGGGCCGCGGCGGCCGGCGCGGAGATCCTGAAGAAGCCGTTCGACACCGACTACGGGTCGCGGGACTTCACGGCCCGCGACCCGGAGGGCAATCTGTGGAGCTTCGGCACCTACCGGGGTGAGCCCCGCAAGGATCAGCAGGGGTAGGTCAGGTGCGCGAGCGCCTGGTTCACCTCGGTCGGAGTGGCGAACTGCTGGAAATTCGGGCCGATCGCCAGATCGACCACGTCGCCGGTGTGCCGCGGATCGTGGATGATCGGCGCCTGGCCGAGCAGATACGCGTCGATCAGCCGGCCCTGGCCGACCGTGGCCGGACCGACGTAGACGGCCGCGACCGACCCGGCGGACGGCGCCGAGCCCGGATCCCCGGCCACCGCGTCGAACCCGCGATCGCGCAGGTCCTGCACGATCTCCGCACCGTTGCGCGCGGCGAAGACCCGTACCTTCACCTCGCTGGTGGACGCCGGTAGCTCGACGGGCACACACGCGGGCGCCGACGAGGCCGCGGGGCCGGCCGGCATCGTCGGCGTGCGGGGCAGCAGCATCGAACCGGCGGCCACCGCGGCGACCAGGGCCAGGGCCGATCCGGTGGCGGCGGCCCGGCGGCGCAGCGCGCGGCGGCGGCCCCGGGCCCGGATGGCGGCGGCCGGGGCGAGCAGCACCGGGCGGACGTCGTCCTCCAGCTCGCTCATCAGTTCGCGAGGGTCACGGGACATCTGAGGCCTCCAGGTCGGTCAGCAGGGGTGCGAGGGCGGCGCGGGCGCGGGACAGCCGGGCCTTCACGGTTCCGGCCGGGACACCGTCGGCCGCCGCGATCTCCTGGACCGACATGTCCAGCAGGTAGTGCATGACGACGGTCTGCCGCTGTGCCTCGGGGAGCCGGCGCAGCGCGGCGATGAGGGCGACCCGTTCCGGCGAGGGACCGGCGCCGGGTGGGGGCGGCCCCGTCCGGACGTACGCGGCGAGCCGGCGGCGCAGGCCACGCCACCGGTTCGCGGCGAGCCGCCAGGCGACCTTGCGGACCCAGAGCTCCGGGTTCTCGTACCCGGCGACCCGGGACCACTGCTGCCAGGCCCGGGCGTACGCCTCCTGCGTGATGTCCTGGGCGTCGCCGAGGTCACCGCAGACCGCGTACACGTGCAGCAGCACGCGCCGGGCGGTGCTCACGTAGAACGCGTCGAAGTCCTCAGGTGTTCGCATGCAGAGAGACACACCGCAGCGGGCGAGAAGGTTGCATCCCTCACTGCTCGCGGCCGAGAAGTCCCCGTTCGAAGGCGGCGGCGACCGCGGAGGCACGATCACGAACACCGAGCTTCGCGTACGCGTGGAGCAGATGCGTCTTGACCGTTGCCTCACTGATGAACAGCCGACCGGCCGTCTCACGGTTCGTGCAGCCCTGTGAGATCAGCGTGAGCACTTCGAGTTCCCGCTGGCTGAGCGGCTCCTTGGCAGGGGACCGCAGCTCGCCCATGAGCCGGCCGGCGATCGCCGGGGAGAGCACCGACTCGCCCCGGTCCGCAGCGAGGACCGCACGGAACAGGTCCTCGCGCGGGGTGTCCTTCAGCAGATAACCCGTCGCGCCGGCTCGGATGGCCGGAAGAACGTCGCTGTCGGTGTCGTACGTCGTCAGAACGAGCACCCTGGCTGCCGACCCGGCCGCCTTGAGTTCCCGGATGGTGGTCACGCCGTCCATGACCGGCATCCGCAGGTCGAGCAGGACCACGTCCGGGCTGACCGCGGCGGCCACCGCGATCGCCTCCCGGCCGTCGCCCGCCTCGCCGAGCACGGTGAACCGGCCGTCGCCGGCGAACATGCCGCGCAGACCGTCCCGGACCACCGGATGGTCGTCGACGATGAGCAGCCCGATCATGCGGACACCCCCACCGCGATGGCCGGCACGCAGGCGGAGAGCGCGGTGCCGCCGCCCGGCTCGGACTCGACGGTGAGGCTGCCGGCGATCCGGGTCAGGCGTTCCCGCATCGCCTCCAGGCCGAACGATCCGGTCCGCCGCGGCTCCGCGAGATCGAAGCCGGCGCCGTCGTCGCGCACGTCCAGGGTGACCACGTCCTCCATGTAGGAAAGGGTGAGCCCGACCCGGCGGGCCGCCGCATGCCGGGCCACGTTCGCGAGGCCCTCCTGCGCGGTCCGCAGCAGCGTCGTCTCGATCTCCGGGAGCAGCCGTTGCGGCGTCCCGGTGGTGACCAGCTCGGCTTTCACGCCGGACCGCTCCGACCAGGTCTCCACCACCTCGGTCAGGGCGTCCGGCAGCGCGGTGCCGACCAGCTGCTGCGGGCGCAGCGCCTGCACCGAGCGGCGTGCCTCGGCGAGGCTCTCCCGGGCCAGCCGTTTCGCCGTCTCCAGGTGCCGCCGGTGGTCGGCGGGCCGGGCGGCTGCCGCGTCGGCCGCCTCCAGCTGGGTGACGATGCCGGTCAGACCCTGCGCCAGCACGTCGTGGATCTCGCCGGCCATCCGCTGCCGCTCGTCCAGCACACCGGCTTCCCGGGCCTGGACGAGCAGCTGGGCGTGCAGTCCGGCGTTCTCCCGCAGGGCCGCCTCGAGCTTCCGGTTCGCCTCGGCCAGGTCCACGATCATCTGAGCGCGTTTGATCGAGTTCTTCTCGGTCTTGATCTCGACGTAGAACATCACGCCGGCGATCAGCATGTTGATGGCGATCGCGAAGCCCCAGAAGATGTACCCACCCTCCGCGGAGAGGGTGGGCACGCCCCCGATCTGGGACAGCGCCGCGATCGCCGCCACCGGGACCACTGCCAGCAGCCGCCAGAAGCCGTCGAGCGCGAGCCCGATGAAGAGGTAGCCGGTCCAGGAGAAGAAACCGAAGAGCGGATGCAGCCAGACCAGTCCCGCATAGAACCCGATCATGCCGATCAGGAAGATCAGCATGATGCCGCGCCGGTCACCCCACTGCGGATGGAAGGTGACCCAGAAGGCGATCCAGGCAGCCGCGCCGCCGGCCGCCGACAGGATCACCCAGACCGGCGGCTTCGTGATGAAGTCCGGGTCGACGGAGAGGACCAGGCCGACGGAGATGAGCAGCGTCCCGTACGGCAGCCAGGTGCGCCACGCCTCACGCGTGGTCACCGAGCCCTCCTGCACCTCCGCCGCCAGCATCAGTCATCACTCCCACCGGAAGAGCCTCGCCGCCGCCGCACCGAAGACGAGCAGGTATCCCAGGAGCACGGTAACCGAGAGCAGGTTCGGCCAGTGTCCCGTCATCGCCTCGTGCATGAGGCGCTCCCCGGCCGCGAGCGGCGTGTAGTCGGCGATGGTCTGCACGACGTCCGGCATCACCTCGCGCGGGGCGTACAGGCCGGCCAGGAACATCATCGGGAAGAACAGGATGAGGCCGATCGCGTTCGCCGCCTTGCCACTCGGCGCGAGCGCGGCGATCACCAGTCCGACCGCGAAGACGCCGATGAGCGCCAGGATGACCGCGACCAGGAACGCGATCGGGGACTCCGGCAGCGGCACGCCGTAGACGATCCCGGCCACCGCGAAGACCAGCACCGACGAGATCACCACGATGATCGCGGAGAACACCAGCTGCGCGCCGAGCAGGGCGATCGGCTGGACCGGCGTGGTGGCGAGGCGGCGCAGGATGCCCTTCTCCCGGTAGTTCGCGAGCACGGTCGGCATGCCCTGCAGGCCGATCATGGCGATGCTCAGGGCGACCACGATGCCGGCGTAGACGTCCACCGTCCGCAGGCCGCCGAGGTCCGCCGACGGCTCCCGGAACGCCGGCACCGCCCCGAGGATCGTGATCAGGATGACCGGGAAGAGCCCCGCGAAGAACAGGTAGGCCGGTTCGCGCAACGCGGTGCGGAACTCGGTGGCGACGAGCTTGCCGAAGACGTTCATGCCGGGTTCTCCTCGCTGGTGCGGCCGGTCAGGCGTACGAAGGCGTCGTCCAGAGTGGCCTGCTCGAGCCGCAGCTCGACAGCGACGATGCCGTTGACGGCGAGCACCGAGGTGACCGCGTGCAGCAGGTTGCCGGTGCCGACGACCTCGATCCGGTCGCCCTGCCGGCTGACCCGGCTCACCTCGGGCAGGCCGGTGAGCAGCTCGTCAGCGATCGGGGCGGACGGGCGGAACCGGATCGTCTGGTCCGCGCTGGCGGTCTGCTCGACCAGGCCGGCCGGGGTGTTCAACGCGACGACCTCACCGTGGTCGATCACCGCGATCCGGTCGCAGAGGCGCTCGGCCTCCTCCATGAAGTGGGTGACCAGCAACAGCGTGACCCCGCGGTCGCGGACGCCGGCGATCAGCTCCCAGGTGTCCCGCCGCGCCTGCGGGTCGAGGCCGGTGGTCAGCTCGTCCAGGACGGCGATCCGGGGATTGCCGATCAGCGCGAGGGCGATCGAGAGGCGCTGCTTCTGGCCGCCGGAGAGTTTGCCGAAGTACGTGTTCAGCTTCTCGTCCAGCCCCAGGTCGCCGGCGAGCTTCCGCCAGTCGGCCGGGTCGGAGTAGAAGGAGCTGTAGAGCTCCAGCGCCTCGCGTACGGTCAGCTTCTCCTGCAGCTCGCTCTCCTGCAGCTGCACGCCGACCTGGGCGCGCAGGGCCCGGTCACGCGGTTCGCGGCCGAGGACGGTGATCGTGCCGGAGTCGGGAACCCGCAACCCCGCGATGCACTCCACCGTGGTGGTCTTGCCGGCGCCGTTCGGACCTAGAATGCCGAAGATCTCGCCCGATTCGACCTCGAACGACACATCCCGGACAGCTACGGTGTCCCCGTACCGTTTGCTGAGGTTCTTGACCTCGATGACTGCCATGAACCCATTCTGATCTATGGGTCCCGGTGCCCGAATCGACCGGCGAGCGAGACCGGCGGTCAACCGATCGGTTGATGCCGGCCTCCCCCTTGCACCTAGGCCACCGCCTCGGTGTTCTCCGCCGGCGTACGCCGCAGGCCGGAGTAGACCGAGCCGACCTGAGCGGCGACGCGGCGCCACGAGTACGCCTGCCGGGCCCGGTCCAGGGCCGCCGTGGCATAGGTGAACCGCCGCACCTTGTCGTTGACGAGCCGGCGCAGGGCACTGCCGAGAGCCCGCGGATCCCGGGCCGGAACCAGATCGCCGGTCAGCCCGTCCACCACCGTCTCGTTGAGCGCGCCGACAGCCGTGCCGACGATCGGCACGCCACAGGCCATCGCCTCCAGCGCCGAGTGCTCCAGGTTCTCCTCGTCCTGCCAGGGGGCTGCCACCAGCAGGTCGGCGGAGCGGTACCAGCTCGGCATGTCCCGGTGCGAGACCGAACCGACGAGGCGGAACCGGTCGGCGACCCGGAACTGCTCGGCGAGCGCGCGGAGACGCTTCGCGCCCGGGTCGGCGGGCAGCTGCTCGGCCGGCGGTCCGCCGACGACCACCACCTCGGCGCCGGGGACGTAGCGCATCGCCTCGATCACGTCACCGAAGCCCTTCCGCTCGACCAGCCGGCCGACGGAGAGGATGCGCGGGCGTTCCGGGTCCCGCTGCACGGCCGGACCGTCCGGCGTGAACCGGTCGCTGTTGACTCCGGCCGGCACGACGGTCAGGTTGGCGCGGGGCACGCCGATGCGGACGAGTCCTCGTACCTCGTCCTGGGTCTGTGCCACCACCCGGTCCACCGCCCGGCCGAGGGCGCGCTCGTAGCCGGACCGCGACGGACCTCGCGCGTCCTTCGGGCCCTCTCCGAGAGCGGCCAGCTCGTGGAAGGACTGCACCACCGGCACGCCGATCTGGCGCGCGGCGGTGACAGCGGCGAGACCGCTGATCCAGAAGTGGGCGTGCACGACGTCCGGGGTCCAGCTGCCGGCCCACTGCTCACCCAGCACCCGGGCGAACTCGCCCATGTGCGGCAGCAGCAGGTCCGGCGGGATCATCTGGACCGGACCGGCGACGATGTGCACGACCCGGACGCCGTCCGGGGTCATCACCACCTCGGCCGCCTCCGGATCGGTGCGGCGGGTGTAGACGCGGACGTCGTGACCGAGCTCGGCGAGGGCTCCGGACAGTTCGGCGACGTGAGCGTCCCGGCTGCCCGCCCCCAGCGGGCTGGCGTGCTCGGAGATCATCGCGATGCGCACCGTGGGCTCCTCCAGCGGACGTTGATCTTCGGCGCACATGGCGACCGGACGGAAGGCGTTCGAGTACGGCTCCGGGATTGCCCGGGAGCACCGGACGTAAACATCGCCCGATCGTTACAAGGGCCGCGAGCAGGGTAGTTACCTCGCCGTGGCAATCGTGGCGCGTACCGTTCAGGCCCCACCCGACCGGGTCTTCGCCGTCCTCGCCGACGGCTGGAGCTACAGCGACTGGGTGGTCGGCACCGTACATATCCGTGACGTCGACAAGGCCTGGCCGCAGCCGGGCTCGAAACTCCATCACAAGGCCGGCCCGTGGCCGCTCTCGCTGCACGACTCGTCGACGGTGCTCTCCTGCACCCCCGGCCGCGAGCTGCGACTCAACGCCGGGCTGTGGCCCCTGGGCGCCGCCGTCGTCGGCATCCGCCTGGAGCCGGCGAGTGGCGGCGCGGCCACCAGGGTGATCCTGGAGGAGGACTTCGAGGCGGGCCCGCTCCTCTGGGTCCGCAACAAGATCAACGACCTGATCCTGCATCGGCGCAACGTCGAGTCGCTCCGCCGCCTCGCCGACATCGCCGAACGCAGCCGCTGACCACCGGCGATCGCCTGGTGCCGCCCTACGACGAGGAGCCGTAGACGGCTCGGTGGGCGCCGTTGATGGCTGCTCGGTAGAGGTCGCCGGTCAGGGCCCGGTCGCGGGCCAGGGCGGCGCGGGCCGCGTTGGCGCCGGGTGCGCCGTGGACGCCGCCGCCGGGGTGGGCTGAGGCGCTGCCGAGGAAGAGGCGGTCGACGGGCGTGTCGGGACGGCCCAGGCCGGGGATCGGGCGGAGGAAGAGCTGCTGGAACGCGGCCGAGGTGCCGCCGCCCAGGGCGCCGCCGACCAGCGACGGATTCTCCTTCTCCAGGATCGCCGGGGAGAAGACGTTGCGGCCCTCGACACGGCTCAGGAAACCGGGCGCCTGCTCCTCGATCACCGATTCCATCCGCTCGACGTGCTCGCTGATCTCGTCGCCGGACCAGGACTTCCGGTGCGGCAGGTGGGTGTAGGCCCACACCGACTCGGTGCCCTCCGGTGAGTGCGAGGGGTCGGCCGTCGACATCTGGCCCAGCAGCAGGAACGGCTTCGGCGGGAGCTCGTCGACGGCGAGGTGTGCGGCGTACCGGCTGAGGTCGTTGAGATCGGCGCCCATATGGATGGTCCCCGCGCCCGAAGCGGCCGGATTGGTCCACGGGATCTTGGAGCGGACCGCCCAGTCGACCTTCAGCGTCGCGCCGTCCCAGCGGAAGTGCGCCAGGTCCTCGACGAGCCGCGGAGGCAGCCAGCGTTCCCCCACGAGATCAAGGAAGAGAGCGGGCGCCGGTACGTCGGCCACGACCGCCCGCCGGGCCCGCCAATCCCGGCCGTCGGCGGTCCGGACACCGACGGCCCGCCCTCGCGCCACCAGGATCCGGTTCACCGGCGCCTCGTAGACGATCCGTCCCCGGTCGCCCAGACGCCGGACCAGCGAGGACGTGATCTCCTGAGCCCCGCCCACCGGCACCGGCCAGCCGAACTCCTGCCCCAGCATGGCGAGCAGCCACCCGTACACCCCACTGCCTGCCTGTTCCGGGGAGAGATCGGTGTGCAGAGCGCAGCCGGCCATCGCGAGGGTGGCGCCTTCGCCGCGGAACAACTCGGCGCCGAGTTCCCGTACCGAGAGGAGAAGGCGCCGTGCGAGGCGCAAGGCGCCGCTGATGCGCAGGTCCCGCACCAGGCCGAGGCCCTGGGCCACGGGCGGGAACGGGGTGAACAGCGTGTCGAGCATCCGGCCGGAGACCGACTGCCAGTCCTGGTACGCGGTGCGCCACCGCTCGCCGTCGCCCGGCGCGAACTGCTCCATCGACTCCATGGTGCGGGCGATGTCGCGGTTCACCGTGGCGGCGCGGCCGTCCGGCAGCAGGTGGGTGAGCACGTCCGGCGCATGCGTCCAGCGCAGGCCCTGCTCGTCCAGGCGCAGCCCCTTCATCACCGGCGACGCGTAGCCGAGCGGATAGAAGGAGCTGAACAGGTCGGACAGGTACCCGGGCGCGGTCACGAACCCGGATCGGACCGCCCCGCCGGGGTTCGGGGTGGCTTCCAGCACGAGCACCGACCAGCCGGCGTCGGCGAGCAGGTTCGCAGCGACCAGGCCGTTGTGCCCGGCGCCGACGACGATCGCATCCACGGTCTCCACAGCGGCACGCTACCCACGCAGGCCGCTGACAAACAGCGTTTAGCCGGGTCCCCCTCGGGCACCTCAAGGTCACGAAGCGATTGAAGGGAGAACCTCGTGAGCACCGTCACCGAGTTCGTTGACGTCAACGTCCCGGTACGTACCGCCTACAACCAGTGGACCCAGTTCGAGGACTTCCCGCGGTTCATGGAGGGCGTCAGCGAGATCCGCCAGCTCGACGACACGCACACGCACTGGAAGACCGAGATCGCCGGGGTGAAGCGCGAATTCGACGCGGAGATCACCGAGCAGCTGCCGGACGAGCGCGTCGCGTGGCACTCGACCGACGGCGAGAAGCAGGCCGGCGTGGTCACCTTCCACCGCATCGACGACACGCACACCCGGGTCACCGTCCAGATGGACTTCGACCCGCAGGGTTTCGTCGAGACCGCCGGTGACAAGCTCGGCGTCGTCGACCGCCGGGTGAAGGGCGACCTGCACCGCTTCAAGGAGTTCATCGAGAGCCGCGGAGGCATCGAGACGGGCGCCTGGCGCGGCCAGGTCGACCGGCCGGGAATCTGATCTCCTCGTGTGGACGGCCGCCTCCGGGCGGCCGTTTCGCTTCTCCCGGTACGGGTAACCGGCTCCCATGACTGATCACGAGCAGACCGGCGCCTGGCGCGACGAGGAGAAGTTGCCGCTCGACCAGCTGAACCGGGCGATGGCCTCCTGGGACACCGACGGTCAGAACGACCCGAGCGACAACGACAGCGGCCAGGAGATCGAGGAGACGGGCACGCGGCCCAGCACCACGGGTCACACCGGCCCGCACTGATCCTTCATCGAGGGTCCCGTCTCCTCAGGGTCATGTCGCCGAGGCCGGACCGGACCCGGATGGCGTACCGGTCGGTGGCCCGGCGATAGCCCGGCTCCCGCAGGACGGTCCCGGCCGGGGTCCCGTTGTTCGCGGTCCACGGCGTCACCACCGACCCGGCCCCCTGGTCGAACCGGATCCGGAACGGCGCCCCGGTCGCGGCCGTCACCACCGCCGCGCCCACCCCGCCGGTGAACGTGACGGGTACCGTGCCGACCGGGTCCGGCAGCGACAGCTCGGCCAGGCCCGACGAGCCGAGGATCACCCGGTTCACCCGGCCCTGCTTCAGGTTCAGCTGCTGCTCCCCCGCGCCGGCGGGCAGGCGGATGTCCCAGCGGACGTCCCGGTTCAGCACGATCCGCAGCTCATCCAGGCCATCACCGTCGGTGACACGCAGCCGCACCACGACCCGGCCACCTCGGCGGAACACGACAGGCGTCACCCCGGCGTCGGGGGCGGTGGTGATCCGGTAGAGCTGGCCCGGCAGAGAGGCGAAGCGGACCCGTACCCGGCTCGCCGCATCCCCCACCGTGAGCCAGGCGCCGGTCCGGGCCTGCAGCGGCCCGGCGAGGACCGGAACCGGGCGAGCGGCGGCCGGCGTGACCGGCTCGATCGTCCGGGGCTTGACGATCCTGGGCGGGGCCGCTGGTGGCGGGTTCACCGTGCAGGAGGCCGTGAGTACGGCTCCGGCCAGCACAGACAGGCTGGTCCTGAACACGCTTGAGTGGCGGCGGCGCAAGGCTGAGGGCACCATCGGACAACGCAGAATCGGCCGAACGGGTGACGGCGATCCGTCCTGATCGAGTAAGACTGTCCGGGTGCGAGTTGCCGGATTTCTGTCTGAACGTCAGCGTCGGATCGCCTGGGTGGGTTTCCTGCTCGCGGCCTTTCAGGCTCCGCTGGCCGCCAAACTGATCGACGACGCCTCCTGGTTCTTCGCGGTCGTCGTCGCTCTACTGGTCGCCACCGTGATCATCGCGGACGACGCCCAGCGCCGCCGCCCCGAACAGGTCGACTACGCGGAGTAACCCGGCAGGGCCTCGTGCCCCGCCCGTCCCCGGGTTCGCCGCTGCTCCTTGAGCTCCGCCTCGTACAAGTGGCGGCGGCCCTGCGCGAGCTTCTCCCGGGCGTCCCGCTCCAGCTCACGGAACTCCGTGTAGTAGCCGTCGTCGTACGCCTCGACGATCTGGAA comes from the Actinoplanes sp. OR16 genome and includes:
- a CDS encoding VOC family protein — its product is MTSVWPTLQARDARALIRFLVDAFGFEETAVYGSGDHVDHAQLDWPLGGGIMLGSGSSSWQRQPGTAGIYVVTDDVDALHDRAAAAGAEILKKPFDTDYGSRDFTARDPEGNLWSFGTYRGEPRKDQQG
- a CDS encoding LytR C-terminal domain-containing protein; its protein translation is MSRDPRELMSELEDDVRPVLLAPAAAIRARGRRRALRRRAAATGSALALVAAVAAGSMLLPRTPTMPAGPAASSAPACVPVELPASTSEVKVRVFAARNGAEIVQDLRDRGFDAVAGDPGSAPSAGSVAAVYVGPATVGQGRLIDAYLLGQAPIIHDPRHTGDVVDLAIGPNFQQFATPTEVNQALAHLTYPC
- a CDS encoding SigE family RNA polymerase sigma factor — protein: MRTPEDFDAFYVSTARRVLLHVYAVCGDLGDAQDITQEAYARAWQQWSRVAGYENPELWVRKVAWRLAANRWRGLRRRLAAYVRTGPPPPGAGPSPERVALIAALRRLPEAQRQTVVMHYLLDMSVQEIAAADGVPAGTVKARLSRARAALAPLLTDLEASDVP
- a CDS encoding response regulator transcription factor yields the protein MIGLLIVDDHPVVRDGLRGMFAGDGRFTVLGEAGDGREAIAVAAAVSPDVVLLDLRMPVMDGVTTIRELKAAGSAARVLVLTTYDTDSDVLPAIRAGATGYLLKDTPREDLFRAVLAADRGESVLSPAIAGRLMGELRSPAKEPLSQRELEVLTLISQGCTNRETAGRLFISEATVKTHLLHAYAKLGVRDRASAVAAAFERGLLGREQ
- a CDS encoding sensor histidine kinase; translated protein: MTTREAWRTWLPYGTLLISVGLVLSVDPDFITKPPVWVILSAAGGAAAWIAFWVTFHPQWGDRRGIMLIFLIGMIGFYAGLVWLHPLFGFFSWTGYLFIGLALDGFWRLLAVVPVAAIAALSQIGGVPTLSAEGGYIFWGFAIAINMLIAGVMFYVEIKTEKNSIKRAQMIVDLAEANRKLEAALRENAGLHAQLLVQAREAGVLDERQRMAGEIHDVLAQGLTGIVTQLEAADAAAARPADHRRHLETAKRLARESLAEARRSVQALRPQQLVGTALPDALTEVVETWSERSGVKAELVTTGTPQRLLPEIETTLLRTAQEGLANVARHAAARRVGLTLSYMEDVVTLDVRDDGAGFDLAEPRRTGSFGLEAMRERLTRIAGSLTVESEPGGGTALSACVPAIAVGVSA
- a CDS encoding ABC transporter permease yields the protein MNVFGKLVATEFRTALREPAYLFFAGLFPVILITILGAVPAFREPSADLGGLRTVDVYAGIVVALSIAMIGLQGMPTVLANYREKGILRRLATTPVQPIALLGAQLVFSAIIVVISSVLVFAVAGIVYGVPLPESPIAFLVAVILALIGVFAVGLVIAALAPSGKAANAIGLILFFPMMFLAGLYAPREVMPDVVQTIADYTPLAAGERLMHEAMTGHWPNLLSVTVLLGYLLVFGAAAARLFRWE
- a CDS encoding ABC transporter ATP-binding protein — translated: MAVIEVKNLSKRYGDTVAVRDVSFEVESGEIFGILGPNGAGKTTTVECIAGLRVPDSGTITVLGREPRDRALRAQVGVQLQESELQEKLTVREALELYSSFYSDPADWRKLAGDLGLDEKLNTYFGKLSGGQKQRLSIALALIGNPRIAVLDELTTGLDPQARRDTWELIAGVRDRGVTLLLVTHFMEEAERLCDRIAVIDHGEVVALNTPAGLVEQTASADQTIRFRPSAPIADELLTGLPEVSRVSRQGDRIEVVGTGNLLHAVTSVLAVNGIVAVELRLEQATLDDAFVRLTGRTSEENPA
- a CDS encoding glycosyltransferase, whose product is MRIAMISEHASPLGAGSRDAHVAELSGALAELGHDVRVYTRRTDPEAAEVVMTPDGVRVVHIVAGPVQMIPPDLLLPHMGEFARVLGEQWAGSWTPDVVHAHFWISGLAAVTAARQIGVPVVQSFHELAALGEGPKDARGPSRSGYERALGRAVDRVVAQTQDEVRGLVRIGVPRANLTVVPAGVNSDRFTPDGPAVQRDPERPRILSVGRLVERKGFGDVIEAMRYVPGAEVVVVGGPPAEQLPADPGAKRLRALAEQFRVADRFRLVGSVSHRDMPSWYRSADLLVAAPWQDEENLEHSALEAMACGVPIVGTAVGALNETVVDGLTGDLVPARDPRALGSALRRLVNDKVRRFTYATAALDRARQAYSWRRVAAQVGSVYSGLRRTPAENTEAVA
- a CDS encoding SRPBCC family protein, which codes for MAIVARTVQAPPDRVFAVLADGWSYSDWVVGTVHIRDVDKAWPQPGSKLHHKAGPWPLSLHDSSTVLSCTPGRELRLNAGLWPLGAAVVGIRLEPASGGAATRVILEEDFEAGPLLWVRNKINDLILHRRNVESLRRLADIAERSR
- a CDS encoding NAD(P)/FAD-dependent oxidoreductase yields the protein METVDAIVVGAGHNGLVAANLLADAGWSVLVLEATPNPGGAVRSGFVTAPGYLSDLFSSFYPLGYASPVMKGLRLDEQGLRWTHAPDVLTHLLPDGRAATVNRDIARTMESMEQFAPGDGERWRTAYQDWQSVSGRMLDTLFTPFPPVAQGLGLVRDLRISGALRLARRLLLSVRELGAELFRGEGATLAMAGCALHTDLSPEQAGSGVYGWLLAMLGQEFGWPVPVGGAQEITSSLVRRLGDRGRIVYEAPVNRILVARGRAVGVRTADGRDWRARRAVVADVPAPALFLDLVGERWLPPRLVEDLAHFRWDGATLKVDWAVRSKIPWTNPAASGAGTIHMGADLNDLSRYAAHLAVDELPPKPFLLLGQMSTADPSHSPEGTESVWAYTHLPHRKSWSGDEISEHVERMESVIEEQAPGFLSRVEGRNVFSPAILEKENPSLVGGALGGGTSAAFQQLFLRPIPGLGRPDTPVDRLFLGSASAHPGGGVHGAPGANAARAALARDRALTGDLYRAAINGAHRAVYGSSS
- a CDS encoding SRPBCC family protein, giving the protein MSTVTEFVDVNVPVRTAYNQWTQFEDFPRFMEGVSEIRQLDDTHTHWKTEIAGVKREFDAEITEQLPDERVAWHSTDGEKQAGVVTFHRIDDTHTRVTVQMDFDPQGFVETAGDKLGVVDRRVKGDLHRFKEFIESRGGIETGAWRGQVDRPGI